The following are encoded together in the Zingiber officinale cultivar Zhangliang chromosome 8A, Zo_v1.1, whole genome shotgun sequence genome:
- the LOC122009186 gene encoding F-box/kelch-repeat protein At5g43190-like isoform X1, whose translation MASSSDSDWERLPLNLQESILLLLPISTLLVCKSLSRSFLHTIRSPSFLSAYSLRRSRHLDDLIFLLFIDGIGARRPSAIAFLPIRASWIHLPLPISLCHIHTSSGCLVVAEKFEGGQFVSDLLCRTVTPIAPMSFHSYILSLVEDEASTDFKIVSSSKNVIDGGILRPSYCQVYNSASRRWESSGQFPHHYAMLGNAILLNGMLFVLGRDPDHLLAFDLKTRMWSVVDEELPLSLLCFHLLVFEERLFLVGGLDGEELTITRIEIWEYDLVEKQWGMFCFMPDEIFLQFCGNGLFNFDTIDQLGIVLFCNTREFSIIMFDMSSKIWSRAPDCEQPKSRKSWIGHALVPSVQLLK comes from the coding sequence ATGGCGTCCTCCTCTGACTCCGACTGGGAGAGGCTTCCTCTCAACCTGCAAGAatccatcctcctcctcctccccatCTCCACCCTACTCGTCTGCAAGTCCCTCTCCCGTTCCTTCCTCCACACCATCCGTTCCCCCTCCTTCCTCTCCGCCTACTCCCTCCGCCGCTCCCGCCACCTCGACGACCTCATCTTTCTTCTCTTCATCGACGGCATCGGCGCTCGCCGCCCCAGCGCCATTGCCTTCCTGCCCATCCGCGCCTCCTGGATCCACCTCCCCCTCCCAATTTCGCTGTGCCACATCCACACCTCCAGCGGCTGTCTGGTCGTCGCCGAGAAATTTGAAGGTGGGCAATTCGTCTCCGATCTCCTCTGTAGGACAGTCACCCCCATCGCCCCGATGTCGTTTCATTCCTATATCCTCTCACTGGTTGAAGACGAGGCCTCCACGGATTTTAAGATTGTGTCTTCCAGCAAGAACGTTATCGATGGTGGGATTCTTCGACCCTCCTATTGCCAGGTCTATAATTCTGCTTCTCGCCGATGGGAGTCTTCAGGGCAGTTTCCGCATCACTATGCGATGTTAGGCAATGCGATCTTGTTGAATGGTATGCTGTTTGTTCTTGGAAGAGATCCCGATCATCTACTTGCATTCGATCTGAAAACAAGAATGTGGAGCGTGGTAGATGAGGAGCTTCCACTTTCTCTATTGTGCTTTCATTTGTTGGTTTTCGAGGAGAGGTTATTCTTAGTTGGTGGTTTGGATGGAGAAGAATTGACAATCACAAGAATTGAAATTTGGGAGTATGATTTAGTGGAAAAGCAATGGGGGATGTTTTGTTTTATGCCTGATGAAATCTTTCTGCAATTTTGTGGTAACGGTCTTTTTAATTTTGATACAATAGATCAATTGGGGATTGTTTTGTTCTGCAATACCAGAGAGTTCAGCATTATAATGTTTGACATGTCCTCAAAGATTTGGTCACGGGCACCTGACTGTGAACAGCCTAAGAGCAGGAAATCTTGGATTGGGCATGCTTTGGTTCCTTCAGtgcaattattgaaataa
- the LOC122009188 gene encoding protein PSK SIMULATOR 1-like has product MGGICSKTSSVDKSPSDTLDPNGCRNQPTTNQPNKKTQGNAMEEAMEKRLREQPLTGNSSVTSADATEPQFSTSASQTSRLTNSKPCAFGKSGTNKASEVSSVLGKAGSMGLGKAVEVLDTLGSSVTSLHLSSSFVAGMSTNGNKISILSFEVANTIVKGSNLMQSLSKENIKHLKEVVLPSEGVQHLISRDMDELLSIAISDKREDLNVFSNEVVRFGNRCKDPQWHNLERYFVRLASEHTSQNQLKEVAESAIEQLLTLAQHTAELYHELHTLDRFEQDYKRKQQEDNSASGVQRGENLQILKQELKSQRKHVKSLKKRSMWSKNLEDVLVKLVDIVHFIQLKISDAFGNSDTSKLTEQSTKINRRLGPSGLALHYANIVTQIDTLVSRSGSVPQNSRDSLYQGLPPNIKSAFRTRLRLSQTKEELTVPQIKSEMEKTLRWLVPFANNTTKAHHGFGWVGEWANTSSEVNQKPGGQVDLLRIETLHHADKGKTDAYILDLVLWLHHLVCHTKSGSGGIKSPIKSPVRSPTQNGLSSSLASTTHSLPSSTLCQEEREMLLYMNSRKLTPGISRSQEFNTSKSKLGKNKRLSKSNSHSPTSCSKNDFFTTRRPSLLPVIDFDIDRVKAMDVIDRVDDIRKQ; this is encoded by the exons ATGGGTGGAATTTGCTCAAAGACATCGTCTGTGGATAAATCGCCTAGTGATACACTAGATCCCAATGGATGCAGGAATCAGCCAACAACGAATCAGCCCAACAAGAAGACACAAGGGAATGCCATGGAAGAAGCAATGGAGAAACGGCTGCGGGAACAACCTTTAACTGGAAACTCTTCAGTCACTTCTGCAGATGCGACTGAACCACAATTCTCCACGTCTGCCTCACAAACTTCTAGGCTAACCAATTCTAAGCCCTGCGCCTTTGGGAAATCAGGGACAAACAAG GCTTCAGAAGTGAGCTCTGTTTTAGGAAAGGCAGGTAGTATGGGGCTTGGCAAAGCTGTGGAAGTATTGGATACACTTGGTAGTAGTGTCACAAGTTTGCATCTCAGTAGTAGTTTTGTGGCAGGAATGTCAACAAATGGAAACAAAATATCCATTTTATCTTTTGAAGTTGCCAACACAATAGTTAAAGGATCCAATCTTATGCAATCACTTTCAAAGGAGAATATAAAGCATTTGAAGGAAGTTGTACTTCCCTCAGAAGGTGTACAACATCTGATATCTAGAGATATGGATGAATTGCTAAGCATTGCTATTTCTGACAAAAG GGAAGATCTTAATGTCTTCTCTAATGAGGTTGTGCGCTTTGGAAATCGGTGTAAAGATCCTCAATGGCACAATCTGGAGCGCTATTTTGTCAG ACTGGCATCAGAACACACATCTCAAAATCAGCTGAAAGAAGTAGCAGAATCAGCTATTGAACAACTTTTGACATTAGCTCAACATACAGCT GAATTATATcatgagttgcatactttggataGATTTGAGCAAGATTACAAAAGGAAGCAGCAAGAGGACAATAGTGCAAGTGGAGTTCAAAGAG GGGAGAATCTTCAAATTCTAAAGCAAGAGCTGAAGAGCCAAAGAAAGCATGTAAAATCCTTGAAGAAAAGATCAATGTGGTCTAAGAATTTGGAAGAT GTACTGGTGAAGCTTGTAGATATTGTCCATTTCATACAACTGAAGATTAGTGATGCATTCGGAAATTCTG ATACTTCTAAACTAACAGAGCAGAGTACAAAGATAAATAGAAGATTAGGACCCTCTGGCCTTGCTCTGCATTATGCAAATATTGTCACTCAGATAGACACCCTT GTCTCTCGTTCAGGCTCTGTGCCCCAGAATTCAAGAGATTCGTTGTACCAAGGATTGCCTCCAAATATAAAATCTGCATTCCGTACTAGGTTGCGATTATCTCAAACAAAGGAAGAG CTTACGGTTCCTCAAATCAAATCAGAGATGGAAAAAACATTGCGATGGCTTGTCCCCTTTGCCAACAACACAACCAA GGCTCATCATGGTTTTGGATGGGTCGGGGAGTGGGCGAACACTAG TTCTGAAGTTAATCAAAAACCAGGTGGTCAAGTAGACTTGCTCAGAATCGAGACACTGCATCATGCAGATAAGGGCAAGACTGACGCATACATTCTTGATTTAGTTTTGTGGCTTCATCACCTTGTTTGCCATACCAAATCAGGGAGTGGAGGGATCAAGTCGCCCATCAAATCTCCTGTCCGTTCACCCACACAAAATGGATTGAGTTCGTCATTGGCCTCAACAACACACAGCTTGCCAAGTTCCACGCTCTGCCAAGAAGAACGAGAAATGTTGCTGTACATGAACTCCAGAAAGCTAACCCCTGGAATTAGCAGAAGTCAGGAGTTTAACACATCAAAGTCTAAATTGGGTAAGAACAAGAGGTTGAGCAAGAGCAACAGCCATTCGCCAACGAGCTGCAGCAAGAATGACTTTTTCACGACAAGAAGGCCATCATTGCTTCCTGTCATCGACTTTGACATTGACAGAGTAAAAGCTATGGATGTGATTGATAGAGTAGATGATATAAGAAAGCAATGA
- the LOC122009186 gene encoding F-box/kelch-repeat protein At5g43190-like isoform X2, with protein MASSSDSDWERLPLNLQESILLLLPISTLLVCKSLSRSFLHTIRSPSFLSAYSLRRSRHLDDLIFLLFIDGIGARRPSAIAFLPIRASWIHLPLPISLCHIHTSSGCLVVAEKFEGGQFVSDLLCRTVTPIAPMSFHSYILSLVEDEASTDFKIVSSSKNVIDGGILRPSYCQVYNSASRRWESSGQFPHHYAMLGNAILLNDQLGIVLFCNTREFSIIMFDMSSKIWSRAPDCEQPKSRKSWIGHALVPSVQLLK; from the exons ATGGCGTCCTCCTCTGACTCCGACTGGGAGAGGCTTCCTCTCAACCTGCAAGAatccatcctcctcctcctccccatCTCCACCCTACTCGTCTGCAAGTCCCTCTCCCGTTCCTTCCTCCACACCATCCGTTCCCCCTCCTTCCTCTCCGCCTACTCCCTCCGCCGCTCCCGCCACCTCGACGACCTCATCTTTCTTCTCTTCATCGACGGCATCGGCGCTCGCCGCCCCAGCGCCATTGCCTTCCTGCCCATCCGCGCCTCCTGGATCCACCTCCCCCTCCCAATTTCGCTGTGCCACATCCACACCTCCAGCGGCTGTCTGGTCGTCGCCGAGAAATTTGAAGGTGGGCAATTCGTCTCCGATCTCCTCTGTAGGACAGTCACCCCCATCGCCCCGATGTCGTTTCATTCCTATATCCTCTCACTGGTTGAAGACGAGGCCTCCACGGATTTTAAGATTGTGTCTTCCAGCAAGAACGTTATCGATGGTGGGATTCTTCGACCCTCCTATTGCCAGGTCTATAATTCTGCTTCTCGCCGATGGGAGTCTTCAGGGCAGTTTCCGCATCACTATGCGATGTTAGGCAATGCGATCTTGTTGAATG ATCAATTGGGGATTGTTTTGTTCTGCAATACCAGAGAGTTCAGCATTATAATGTTTGACATGTCCTCAAAGATTTGGTCACGGGCACCTGACTGTGAACAGCCTAAGAGCAGGAAATCTTGGATTGGGCATGCTTTGGTTCCTTCAGtgcaattattgaaataa